One stretch of Manis pentadactyla isolate mManPen7 chromosome 10, mManPen7.hap1, whole genome shotgun sequence DNA includes these proteins:
- the CBX6 gene encoding chromobox protein homolog 6, translating to MELSAVGERVFAAESIIKRRIRKGRIEYLVKWKGWAIKYSTWEPEENILDSRLIAAFEQKERERELYGPKKRGPKPKTFLLKARAQAEALRISDVHFSVKPSASAASPKLHSSAAVHRLKKDIRRCHRMSRRPLPRPDPQGGSPGLRPPISPFSETVRIINRKVKPREPKRNRIILNLKVIDKGTGGGGAGQGAGSLARPKVPSRNRVIGKSKKFSESILRTQIRHMKFGTFALYNKPPPSPLPSPAASKADVAASPGPGLLLAAPAAPYDARSSSSSGCPSPAPQSSSDPDDVPPKLLPETMSPPAPDWREPEVLDLSIPPEAAATSKQAPPEVTAATSQALPTAPEPASAASEPEAGDWRPEMSPCSNVVVTDVTSNLLTVTIKEFCNPEDFEKVAAGVAGAAGAGGSSGVSK from the exons ATGGAGCTGTCTGCAGTGGGCGAGCGGGTCTTCGCGGCCGAATCCATCATCAAACGGCGGATCCGAAAG GGGCGCATCGAGTACCTGGTGAAATGGAAGGGGTGGGCTATCAA GTACAGCACTTGGGAGCCCGAGGAGAACATCCTGGACTCGCGGCTCATTGCTGCCTTCGAGCAGAA GGAGAGGGAGCGCGAGCTGTATGGGCCCAAGAAGAGGGGACCCAAACCCAAAACTTTCCTCCTGAAG GCACGGGCCCAGGCGGAGGCCCTCCGCATCAGCGACGTGCATTTCTCCGTCAAGCCGAGCGCCAGTGCCGCCTCGCCCAAGCTCCACTCCAGCGCAGCAGTGCACCGGCTCAAGAAGGACATCCGCCGCTGCCACCGCATGTCCCGCCGCCCCCTGCCCCGTCCGGACCCCCAGGGTGGCAGCCCTGGCCTACGCCCACCCATCTCGCCTTTCTCTGAGACAGTGCGCATCATCAATCGTAAGGTAAAGCCTCGGGAGCCCAAGCGGAACCGTATCATCCTGAACCTGAAGGTGATCGACAAGGGTACGGGCGGAGGGGGTGCTGGGCAGGGGGCCGGGAGCCTCGCCCGCCCCAAAGTCCCCTCGAGGAACCGCGTCATCGGCAAGAGCAAGAAGTTCAGCGAGAGCATCCTGCGCACCCAGATCCGCCACATGAAGTTCGGGACCTTCGCGCTGTACAATAAGCCCCCGCCCAGCCCTCTGCCATCCCCAGCAGCCAGCAAGGCTGATGTCGCTGCCTCCCCGGGCCCAGGGCTGCTCCTGGCCGCCCCCGCTGCCCCCTATGACGCCCGCAGCTCCAGCTCCTCCGGCTGCCCCTCACCAGCACCACAGTCCTCCTCTGACCCCGACGATGTGCCCCCCAAGCTGCTCCCCGAGACCATGAGCCCACCTGCCCCCGACTGGCGGGAGCCTGAGGTGCTCGACCTGTCCATCCCTCCCGAGGCGGCCGCTACAAGCAAGCAGGCACCCCCCGAGGTCACTGCTGCCACCAGCCAGGCACTTCCCACGGCCCCTGAGCCTGCCAGTGCCGCCTCCGAGCCTGAGGCTGGGGACTGGCGCCCTGAGATGTCACCCTGCTCCAATGTGGTGGTCACCGATGTCACCAGCAACCTCCTGACAGTCACTATCAAGGAATTCTGCAACCCTGAGGATTTCGAGAAGGTGGCTGCTGGGGTAGCAGGCGCTGCGGGGGCTGGTGGCAGCAGTGGGGTGAGCAAGTGA